One part of the Bacteroidales bacterium genome encodes these proteins:
- a CDS encoding menaquinone biosynthesis decarboxylase, producing the protein MQKFIKKTEEAGELVRIKVYVDPVLEMSETVDRISKEKGGGKAVLFENTGTDFPVLMNALGSENRMQIALGVNDFGEIGKEIETLFKNLTGPKKNIVDKLKLLPELAALSSYMPKQISGKGKSQEVIHQDPDLSILPILKTWSRDGGRFITLPQVITKDPDTGIRNVGMYRMQIFEKNLTGMHWHKHKTGARHFNEYKRLGKKMPVSVALGGDPVLTYAATAPLPDNIDEYMLAGFLRKQKVKLVKAITQDIEVPAEADIIIEGYVDPQEDFIWEGPFGDHTGFFSLADWYPKFHVTCITHRKDAVYPATVVGIPPMEDAYIAKATERIFLAPIKLTMLPEMANMNIPDAGVAHNLTLVSIQKTFAGQAQKAMSSLWGAGQMMFNKMLTVFDSEVMIDNYESAARIFSEHVDPEHDIVFIKGPLDVLDHSSSKFAFGSKMGIDATKKFKEEMSNEHSLKPDIKAVNINVQKLKEKYSEIKEINTTLLKKDISFIFISIIKTKKQHIKLLSEQLVKEQGINKVKFLVFVDYPVDVFDIEQTTWIFANNIEPLRDCFIYGFKNEDEVSHLAIDGTRKRADIDNFKRDWPDIVTSDEETIKLVDNRWDEYGIGKFIKSPSEKYKPLILSNTAIVE; encoded by the coding sequence GGTACTGATTTTCCGGTTCTGATGAATGCACTTGGTTCAGAGAATAGAATGCAAATTGCTTTGGGAGTTAACGATTTTGGTGAAATCGGAAAAGAAATTGAAACGCTTTTCAAAAATCTGACAGGGCCTAAAAAGAACATTGTCGATAAATTAAAATTACTTCCTGAATTGGCAGCCTTATCTTCATACATGCCAAAGCAAATTTCCGGCAAAGGAAAATCACAAGAAGTAATACATCAAGACCCCGATCTTTCAATATTACCGATTTTGAAAACTTGGAGCAGAGACGGAGGCCGATTCATCACATTGCCGCAAGTTATTACAAAAGACCCTGATACAGGGATCAGAAATGTAGGCATGTATCGGATGCAGATATTTGAAAAGAACTTAACCGGAATGCATTGGCATAAACATAAAACAGGAGCAAGGCATTTTAATGAATATAAGAGACTCGGAAAAAAGATGCCTGTCTCTGTTGCCCTTGGCGGAGATCCTGTCTTAACATATGCAGCAACTGCACCCTTGCCTGATAATATTGATGAATATATGCTTGCCGGATTTTTACGAAAACAAAAAGTAAAATTAGTAAAAGCAATAACACAAGACATAGAAGTTCCGGCAGAAGCAGATATTATTATTGAAGGCTATGTTGATCCGCAAGAAGATTTTATTTGGGAAGGGCCTTTCGGCGATCATACCGGTTTTTTCTCTTTGGCCGATTGGTATCCTAAATTTCATGTTACTTGTATTACACACAGAAAAGATGCAGTATATCCGGCAACTGTTGTAGGAATACCGCCAATGGAAGATGCTTATATTGCAAAAGCCACAGAGAGAATTTTCTTGGCTCCGATAAAATTGACTATGCTTCCGGAAATGGCCAATATGAATATTCCGGATGCCGGAGTTGCACATAATTTGACTTTGGTAAGTATTCAAAAGACATTTGCCGGGCAAGCTCAAAAAGCTATGAGTTCATTATGGGGAGCCGGGCAAATGATGTTCAATAAAATGCTTACGGTTTTTGACAGTGAGGTTATGATTGATAATTATGAATCTGCAGCTCGAATATTTTCGGAACATGTTGATCCGGAGCATGATATTGTATTTATAAAAGGCCCTTTGGATGTTTTGGATCATTCATCAAGTAAATTTGCATTCGGAAGTAAAATGGGAATTGATGCCACAAAAAAATTCAAGGAAGAAATGTCGAATGAGCATTCTTTAAAGCCGGATATTAAAGCTGTTAATATTAATGTTCAAAAATTGAAAGAAAAATATTCTGAAATAAAAGAGATAAACACGACTTTATTGAAAAAGGATATCTCATTTATTTTTATTTCAATAATTAAAACAAAAAAGCAGCATATAAAACTCCTCTCTGAACAACTTGTAAAAGAGCAAGGAATAAATAAAGTCAAGTTCTTGGTCTTTGTTGATTATCCTGTTGATGTTTTTGATATTGAACAAACAACATGGATATTTGCCAATAATATTGAACCCTTGAGAGATTGTTTCATTTACGGATTTAAAAACGAAGATGAGGTTTCGCATCTTGCAATTGACGGAACAAGAAAACGAGCGGATATTGACAATTTCAAAAGAGATTGGCCCGATATTGTAACTTCTGATGAAGAAACTATTAAATTGGTTGATAACAGATGGGATGAATATGGTATCGGTAAATTTATAAAATCTCCTTCCGAAAAATATAAGCCTCTAATTTTAAGTAATACAGCTATTGTTGAATAA
- a CDS encoding RecX family transcriptional regulator, which produces MQKKHITYQKALNKAMYLCSKAEKCKSDIRKKLFDWKAKPEDHIKVINELEKQLFIDEERYTNFYVRDKFKFNKWGKIKIKAMLLQKQIPEKLIDEAIDKIKQEEYLEMLKNVINQKLKQIKETDPYKKKTRLLQFTSGRGFEPNIILQLLENIKNF; this is translated from the coding sequence ATGCAAAAAAAACACATAACATACCAAAAAGCATTAAACAAAGCAATGTATTTATGCAGTAAGGCCGAAAAATGCAAGTCGGATATTCGTAAAAAATTATTTGACTGGAAAGCAAAACCGGAAGACCATATAAAAGTGATAAATGAACTGGAAAAACAACTCTTTATTGATGAAGAAAGATATACAAATTTTTATGTGAGAGATAAGTTCAAATTTAATAAATGGGGAAAGATAAAGATTAAAGCTATGCTTTTGCAAAAACAAATTCCGGAGAAGCTGATTGATGAGGCAATTGATAAAATTAAGCAAGAAGAATATCTTGAAATGTTAAAAAATGTTATAAATCAAAAGCTTAAACAAATAAAAGAAACAGACCCTTATAAAAAGAAAACCAGGCTGTTACAGTTTACTTCAGGCAGAGGTTTTGAACCAAATATAATTTTACAACTACTTGAAAATATAAAAAACTTTTAA
- a CDS encoding bile acid:sodium symporter family protein — protein MFDNYNEKLLPLDGIKLNFNETGLMIMNITIAFIMFGVALGIKRENFQDIVKDPKPVVTGVISQFILMPAITFLIVMVAKLPVSISLGMLLVASCPGGNVSNFMTSLARGNVALSVSLTAIADLASIIMTPLSFTFWGNLYIDTLSDIADPIHIPFIEVLKTVTLLMGVPLVLGLWFQNKFPKTTKRIFKTVKIVSFVIFLGFIAGAIAANFEHFAKYFWLIFPIVLIHNILAFATGFSISGLLRLSLINRKTITIETGIQNSGIALVLIFNNKIFPDDGYGGIAFIAAMWGIWHIASGLIISTLWSYRNEPVNETVLIKEK, from the coding sequence ATGTTTGATAACTATAACGAAAAACTCTTGCCTTTAGACGGAATTAAACTTAATTTCAATGAAACCGGGCTGATGATTATGAATATAACAATTGCATTTATTATGTTCGGCGTAGCATTAGGAATTAAAAGAGAGAATTTCCAAGACATTGTTAAAGACCCAAAACCGGTTGTTACGGGTGTTATTTCTCAATTTATATTAATGCCGGCAATAACATTTTTAATTGTGATGGTTGCAAAGCTGCCTGTCTCAATTTCATTAGGAATGCTTTTGGTTGCATCTTGTCCCGGCGGTAATGTCTCAAATTTTATGACTTCTTTGGCAAGAGGGAATGTTGCTCTTTCTGTTAGTTTAACTGCAATTGCAGATTTAGCGTCCATAATTATGACACCTTTAAGTTTTACGTTTTGGGGAAATTTATATATAGACACTTTGTCCGATATAGCCGACCCCATTCATATACCGTTTATTGAAGTGTTAAAAACTGTAACTTTATTAATGGGTGTGCCCTTGGTATTAGGGCTATGGTTTCAAAATAAATTTCCAAAAACAACCAAACGTATCTTTAAAACAGTTAAAATAGTATCTTTTGTCATTTTTTTAGGATTTATTGCCGGAGCAATAGCTGCGAATTTTGAACATTTCGCAAAATATTTTTGGTTGATATTTCCGATAGTCCTTATTCACAACATATTAGCCTTTGCGACAGGTTTCAGTATTTCCGGCTTGTTGAGGCTGTCTTTAATAAATCGAAAAACAATAACCATTGAAACCGGCATACAAAATTCCGGAATAGCCCTGGTTTTGATATTTAACAATAAAATTTTTCCTGACGACGGATATGGAGGCATAGCCTTTATTGCCGCAATGTGGGGAATATGGCATATTGCCTCAGGATTGATAATAAGTACTCTTTGGTCATATCGCAACGAGCCGGTTAATGAAACGGTACTAATAAAAGAAAAATAA
- a CDS encoding thiol protease/hemagglutinin PrtT produces MQHSKFDYSINHNETVTDDKGKVLFYAVHLNPVGFVIVPGDNEMIPVIAYSFMDNIDAGGKFFDFLINDIQKRYDALNKIPFSIIKNRQQQRQDLINLNFEKDKFEQWPPRGTTATGGWLESNWTQNFPYNQMCPIDPVTSTRSYAGCPAVAMAMILNYHQTVNSTVFTDDDDYYHNYASRQYWIDDDYEENEFPCFPDLNKYLDTLVMHYENIEPLTNNDKAALTFACGVAATQVYTSEGSGTFGVSQAFEAYLKFACEDIQLLDEDDVGIYDSLTQNMKDSLPAHLAVVNESWTVGHNVVVDGYNTDGYYHVNFGWGGYSNGWYILPDEFPYSLTVIEGLIIDIMKPEGPPPAYINSKLEHSVNLYPNPAENYFSIFTGNINPASVCIYNLQGTLIKEINEDQIYNVSTDNIPGGTYIIKIKCTTGQVLNKKLIVIK; encoded by the coding sequence TTGCAACATTCAAAATTTGATTATTCAATTAATCATAACGAAACTGTTACCGATGATAAAGGGAAAGTTTTATTTTATGCCGTACATTTAAACCCTGTCGGTTTTGTAATTGTTCCGGGAGATAACGAAATGATTCCCGTTATAGCATACTCTTTTATGGATAATATTGATGCTGGCGGAAAATTCTTTGATTTTCTTATCAATGATATTCAAAAAAGATATGATGCATTAAATAAAATTCCTTTCTCAATAATTAAAAACAGACAACAACAAAGACAAGATTTGATTAATCTCAATTTTGAAAAAGACAAATTTGAACAATGGCCTCCCCGTGGAACAACAGCAACAGGCGGTTGGTTAGAATCAAATTGGACTCAAAATTTTCCTTACAATCAAATGTGTCCGATTGATCCGGTAACAAGTACTCGAAGCTATGCCGGATGTCCCGCTGTTGCTATGGCTATGATCCTAAATTATCATCAAACTGTCAATAGTACGGTTTTTACTGATGATGATGATTATTACCATAATTATGCAAGCAGACAATATTGGATTGATGATGACTATGAAGAAAACGAATTCCCTTGTTTTCCTGATCTGAATAAATATCTTGACACTTTGGTAATGCATTATGAAAATATTGAACCTTTAACAAATAACGACAAAGCAGCTTTGACTTTTGCATGCGGTGTTGCTGCAACACAGGTATATACATCCGAAGGATCAGGTACTTTTGGTGTCAGTCAGGCATTTGAAGCTTATTTAAAATTTGCTTGCGAAGATATACAATTATTAGATGAAGATGATGTCGGTATCTATGATAGTCTGACACAAAACATGAAAGATTCGTTACCTGCACATCTTGCAGTTGTTAATGAAAGTTGGACTGTCGGGCATAATGTTGTAGTTGACGGTTATAATACCGACGGTTATTATCATGTAAACTTCGGTTGGGGAGGATACAGTAATGGTTGGTATATTTTACCTGATGAGTTTCCTTACAGTCTTACAGTTATTGAAGGCTTAATTATTGATATTATGAAACCTGAAGGACCTCCTCCTGCTTATATTAATTCCAAACTTGAACATTCTGTAAATTTATACCCTAATCCTGCTGAAAATTATTTTTCAATTTTTACTGGAAATATAAATCCGGCATCTGTGTGTATTTATAATCTACAAGGAACTTTGATAAAGGAAATAAATGAAGATCAGATATATAATGTGAGTACAGATAATATTCCCGGCGGAACTTATATTATTAAGATCAAATGTACTACGGGACAGGTATTAAATAAAAAATTAATTGTAATAAAATAA
- a CDS encoding SH3 domain-containing protein, with product MLTKNLKLSLLLLLFPLMFISCGDEEATEEENEVTYEDVISDDPEDEPNLEVNVVCMWKAVSLREEPSSKGKYITTMNLGETGTTYGETVADSSSSKVREYVKITLGDGTEGWIQKNLTAVDVASYVVKSRTKLYKRPDILATSKKEFDMMQFIVVTETQDDWMKVKGKRHQDGWFSEGWVKSSHLSSSDIDITVAILAERAISFSDKAKKLEALNEITDNADFSGSIFISSVQDMIDELKYEEEEEEGNGDEGDENYD from the coding sequence ATGCTTACTAAAAATCTGAAATTAAGTTTATTACTTTTATTATTCCCATTAATGTTCATCAGTTGCGGGGATGAAGAAGCAACAGAAGAAGAAAATGAAGTAACATACGAAGATGTTATATCAGATGATCCGGAAGATGAGCCGAATCTTGAAGTGAATGTTGTTTGTATGTGGAAAGCTGTCTCATTAAGAGAAGAACCATCTTCAAAGGGAAAATATATTACAACAATGAACCTGGGAGAAACCGGTACAACCTACGGAGAAACTGTTGCTGATTCAAGTAGTTCAAAAGTAAGAGAGTATGTAAAAATAACTCTTGGTGACGGAACCGAAGGATGGATACAAAAAAACTTAACAGCAGTTGATGTCGCTTCCTATGTTGTTAAATCAAGAACCAAATTATATAAACGGCCTGATATACTTGCTACTTCAAAAAAGGAGTTTGATATGATGCAATTTATTGTGGTAACAGAAACCCAAGACGATTGGATGAAAGTAAAAGGGAAAAGGCATCAAGACGGATGGTTTAGTGAAGGTTGGGTAAAATCAAGCCATTTGTCAAGTTCTGATATAGATATTACTGTTGCAATTCTGGCAGAACGAGCTATATCATTTTCAGATAAAGCAAAAAAATTAGAAGCTTTAAATGAAATTACAGATAATGCTGATTTTTCAGGCTCAATTTTTATTTCATCAGTTCAAGATATGATAGATGAATTGAAGTATGAAGAAGAAGAAGAAGAAGGTAACGGTGATGAAGGTGATGAAAATTATGATTAA